The region GCCGAGGCGGAGCTGGAAGGCGAGTCGCGCGCCGTCGCCATGCGCCTCGCAAAACTGAACCGGCCCGCCTATGCCGCCACCAAGCATCGCGTGCGTACGCCGGTATTGCAGGCGGTGCGTGCCGGCCTCGAGGCGGACCACAAGCAGATCCGCCTGTTCATGCTGCCGCAGTAGCGGCCGGCGCGGCACGGTGCCGGCGCCGGCCGCCCGCGTGCTCAGTGGCAGGGCTTCTTGATGCTACGGCGCAGCAGCCAGTAGTTCATCGGCCAGGCCGCGGCGAAGCCGGCCGCCATCGCGGCGATGAAGCCAGTCCAGAACACCGGCACGAAGATCGAGCCCGCGGTCACGCCGCCGACGTGGTAGTCGGTGAAGTTCATGGCGAGTTCCATCACCGCGATGGACAGCGTCTCGCCCAGCCAGAGGGTCTTGAACGCCTGCCACGGCCGCAGGCCCTGGCGGATCAGCGGCAGCAAACCGAGCGAGTAACCGCTGATGAAGGCCAGCCCGGTCGCGAAGGCCATCGTGAACCAGGGGCTCCAGCCGAGTGTCACACCGATGGCCAGGCCGATCCACTCGCCGATCGCGCAGCCGGTCAGACAGTGCAGGGTGGACGCGGTGGCCAGGCCGGCCAGGCTTGCGCCGGGGCTGTGATGGGTATGCATGCGAGTACCTCCGTCATTGGCCCGGGATCGGGCGCCGATACAGGATCAGGCTTCCCATGATAGGAAGGTCAACAGGCGGGTGCGGCTTGACCTTCCCACCGTGGTAAGGTGCAGGCTGACACCTGCCATTCCACAGGGTGCGCCATGCCGAGCGAGCAGAGCGGATTGATGGGCGGGACGGGCAAGGCTGCCGGCGACTTCAACATCGGCCAGGCCGCGGTCGCCTCCGGCGTGTCGGCCAAGATGATCCGCCACTACGAGTCACTGGGGCTGATCCGCAAGCCGCGCCGCACGCTGGCGAACTACCGGGTCTATACCGAAGCCGACCTGCACATGCTGCGCTTCATCCGCCGCGCCCGCGACCTCGGCTTCTCGATGCGCGAGATCAAGGACCTGCTCGGTCTGTGGCAGAACAAGCGCCGCGAGAGCGCGCAGGTCAGGCGCCTGGCCAGCGCCCATGTCGAGGCGCTGGATCGCAAGATCGAGGAAATGAAAGCCATGCGCGATGCGCTGCAGGACCTGGTGCGCCGCTGTCATGGCGATCGGCGACCGGAGTGTCCCATCCTCGACGACCTGGGCGGGGCCGCGCATGGGCATTAGCCGCCGGCGTTTCGTGCAGGGCCTGGCGCTGGGCGGCGTCGCCGCCGGCTTTGGCCTGTCCCGCGCCGGCTGGGGGAAGGGCTATCCGGACGGGCCGCAGACGCTGCGCGGCAGCGAATTCGACCTGACGATTGGCGAGACGACGGTCAACTACACCGGTCGGCCGCGCATCGCCACCACGATCAACGGCACGCTGCCCGGGCCCACGCTGCGCTGGCGCGAGGGCGATACCGTCACGTTGCGCGTGCACAACCGCTTGGCGCAGACCAGCTCCATCCACTGGCACGGCATCCTGCTGCCCGCGAACATGGACGGCGTGCCGGGGCTCTCGTTCCGCGGCATTCCGCCGGGCGGGACCTACAGCTACCAGTTCAGGCTCCGGCAGAGCGGCACCTACTGGTACCACAGCCACTCGATGCTGCAGGAGCAGACCGGCCTGTACGCGCCGCTGATCGTCGAGCCGCGCGAGCCCGAGCCCTTCCGCTACGACCGCGACTACGTGGTGATGCTGTCCGACTGGACCGACGAGGATCCGCACCGCGTCTTCGCCAAGCTCAAGAAGATGCCGGAGTACTACAACTTCAACCAGCAGACGCTGGGCGACCTGCTGCGCGACATCCGCGGCGAGGGCTTCCGCCCGGCACTGGCCGAGCGCCTGATGTGGGGCCAGATGCGCATGAAGCCCACCGACATCGCGGACGTCTCGGGCTATACCTACACCTATCTGATGAACGGCGTGACGCCGGCCGGCAACTGGACGGGGCTGTTCCGGCCCGGCGAGAAGATCCGTCTGCGCTTCATCAACGGCGCGGCCATGAGTTTCTTCGACGTGCGCATCCCCGGGCTGAAGATGACGGTGGTGGCGGCGGACGGGCAGAACGTGCACCCGGTGACGGTGGACGAGTTCCGCATCGGCGTGGCCGAGACCTACGACGTGATCGTCGAGCCGGACGCCGATGCCGCGTACACGATCTTCGCCCAGGCCCAGGACCGCAGCGGCTACGCGCGCGGCACGCTGGCGCCGCGCGCCGGCATGAGCGCGGCGGTGCCGGCGCCGGATCCGCGCGTGCTGCTGACCATGGCCGACATGGGTCACGGCGGAATGGAACATGGCGGC is a window of Nevskiales bacterium DNA encoding:
- a CDS encoding DUF4396 domain-containing protein; this translates as MHTHHSPGASLAGLATASTLHCLTGCAIGEWIGLAIGVTLGWSPWFTMAFATGLAFISGYSLGLLPLIRQGLRPWQAFKTLWLGETLSIAVMELAMNFTDYHVGGVTAGSIFVPVFWTGFIAAMAAGFAAAWPMNYWLLRRSIKKPCH
- the cueR gene encoding Cu(I)-responsive transcriptional regulator, which gives rise to MPSEQSGLMGGTGKAAGDFNIGQAAVASGVSAKMIRHYESLGLIRKPRRTLANYRVYTEADLHMLRFIRRARDLGFSMREIKDLLGLWQNKRRESAQVRRLASAHVEALDRKIEEMKAMRDALQDLVRRCHGDRRPECPILDDLGGAAHGH
- a CDS encoding copper resistance system multicopper oxidase; translation: MGISRRRFVQGLALGGVAAGFGLSRAGWGKGYPDGPQTLRGSEFDLTIGETTVNYTGRPRIATTINGTLPGPTLRWREGDTVTLRVHNRLAQTSSIHWHGILLPANMDGVPGLSFRGIPPGGTYSYQFRLRQSGTYWYHSHSMLQEQTGLYAPLIVEPREPEPFRYDRDYVVMLSDWTDEDPHRVFAKLKKMPEYYNFNQQTLGDLLRDIRGEGFRPALAERLMWGQMRMKPTDIADVSGYTYTYLMNGVTPAGNWTGLFRPGEKIRLRFINGAAMSFFDVRIPGLKMTVVAADGQNVHPVTVDEFRIGVAETYDVIVEPDADAAYTIFAQAQDRSGYARGTLAPRAGMSAAVPAPDPRVLLTMADMGHGGMEHGGMDHAAMGHGAHGGLTHPASETGNPMVDMQTMMPAPKLDDPGIGLRDNGRRVLTYADLKSLFDDPDGRTPGRTVTLHLTGHMERYVWSFDGIKFADAEPLRFSYGERLRVELVNDTMMEHPIHLHGMWSDLEDEHGRFKVRKHTVNMPPGTRRSFRVTADALGRWAFHCHLLYHMEAGMFREVRVDEGGAT